In one Lolium rigidum isolate FL_2022 chromosome 3, APGP_CSIRO_Lrig_0.1, whole genome shotgun sequence genomic region, the following are encoded:
- the LOC124698171 gene encoding uncharacterized protein LOC124698171 — MLVPSPIPGNLCPPPPLVTTWVSAIIKSRMDGCRDSQETSRQLAETVLRKYAQQTGQIYELHMFCGLHVFFGPKPFWHINFLARPKDAAGELPIYFFAEATVPMGDDNEFLEDDIVLCCPIKPSRIGGCEACSAQYIKIDHPVDTKHNGGLEEYDDEEIGNGDDLWDYNFPLVDFVMFDAERDSPTVRAIEESFPHSSDGDESIEDFWICEM; from the exons ATGCTGGTTCCCTCCCCGATTCCAGGAAATCTCTGCCCCCCTCCTCCACTGGTGACGACCTGGGTGTCTGCCATAATCAAGTCTCGCATGGACGGCTGCAGAGATTCCCAGGAAACCTCACGCCAACTGGCTGAAACTGTACTACGCAAATATGCTCAGCAAACTGGTCAAATCTACGAACTCCATATGTTTTGTGGCTTGCATGTGTTCTTCGGACCGAAACCCTTTTGGCACATCAACTTCTTGGCACGGCCAAAGGATGCCGCTGGTGAGCTGCCCATTTACTTCTTCGCCGAAGCAACTGTACCCATGGGTGACGACAATGAATTCCTCGAGGATGATATCGTCTTGTGCTGCCCAATCAAACCGTCTAGAATTG GTGGTTGTGAAGCTTGTAGCGCCCAATACATAAAGATTGACCACCCTGTTGACACAAAACATAACGGTGGATTGGAGGAGTATGACGATGAGGAGATTGGGAATGGAGATGATCTCTGGGACTATAATTTTCCTCTTGTGGACTTCGTCATGTTTGATGCTGAGAGGGACAGTCCAACTGTACGTGCTATAGAGGAGAGCTTTCCTCACAGTTCTGACGGGGATGAAAGCATCGAGGACTTCTGGATTTGTGAAATGTGA